Proteins found in one Brevibacillus brevis genomic segment:
- the pdxS gene encoding pyridoxal 5'-phosphate synthase lyase subunit PdxS, with protein sequence MVQVGTSRVKRGMAEMQKGGVIMDVVNAEQAKIAEAAGAVAVMALERVPSDIRAAGGVARMADLSIVEEVLNAVSIPVMAKARIGHFVEARVLESLGVDYLDESEVLTPADDLYHINKKEFTVPFVCGARDLGEALRRIGEGASMIRTKGEPGTGNIVEAVRHMRTMMSQIRKVQAMSYDELMAEAKNLGAPYELLEEVHKTGKLPVVNFAAGGVATPADAALMMQLGSDGVFVGSGIFKSENPEKFARAIVEATTHYTDYELIARVSKGLGTAMPGIEISKIREADRMQERGW encoded by the coding sequence ATGGTACAAGTAGGAACATCCCGCGTTAAAAGAGGTATGGCTGAAATGCAAAAAGGCGGCGTCATTATGGACGTCGTGAATGCTGAACAAGCGAAAATTGCAGAAGCAGCGGGTGCTGTTGCTGTAATGGCTTTGGAGCGTGTACCGTCTGACATTCGTGCAGCAGGTGGAGTTGCTCGCATGGCGGACCTTAGCATTGTAGAGGAAGTACTGAATGCTGTTTCGATCCCTGTTATGGCAAAAGCTCGTATCGGTCATTTTGTTGAAGCGCGTGTTCTCGAGTCTCTGGGTGTAGATTATCTCGATGAGAGTGAAGTGCTCACTCCGGCAGATGACTTGTACCATATCAATAAAAAAGAGTTCACTGTACCGTTTGTATGTGGCGCCCGTGATCTGGGTGAAGCTCTCCGCCGTATCGGGGAAGGTGCATCCATGATCCGCACAAAAGGTGAGCCAGGAACCGGAAACATTGTAGAGGCTGTTCGTCACATGCGCACGATGATGTCCCAAATCCGCAAAGTGCAAGCTATGTCCTACGATGAACTGATGGCAGAAGCCAAAAACCTGGGTGCTCCATACGAACTGCTTGAAGAGGTACACAAAACAGGTAAGCTGCCAGTCGTAAACTTCGCAGCAGGCGGAGTAGCAACACCAGCGGATGCTGCCCTGATGATGCAACTCGGCTCGGATGGCGTGTTTGTTGGCTCTGGTATCTTTAAATCAGAGAATCCAGAGAAGTTTGCTCGCGCGATTGTGGAAGCGACCACCCACTACACAGATTACGAACTGATTGCTCGCGTATCCAAAGGCTTGGGAACAGCAATGCCAGGAATCGAAATCTCCAAAATTCGTGAAGCTGATCGCATGCAAGAGCGCGGCTGGTAA
- a CDS encoding D-alanyl-D-alanine carboxypeptidase family protein yields the protein MKRKTWTKRLTGLFLSVAVFATAMGGSVSKVEAAPVASQANLQLEAKSAILVEASTGKVLYSKDPDVALPPASMSKMMSEYLVHDAIKQKKMKWDDVVPVSEYAFYIAKISDSSGVYLNLGESFTVKQLYEAMAIVSANDATVLLAEKIAGSEAAFVELMNKKAAELGMKNTSFVTSTGLPANELGPYSVQTDQTENLMSARDAAILARALIHDFPDALETSKKPIFTFRTGTPKEWSKKNYNWMLPSLISYYPGVDGLKTGHTNAAGYCFTGTAVRDNMRLISVVMKTSSESKRFAETRKLFDYGFANFKLTKQMDKNVPVKGFETAPVKNGVEVTVPVVTGSEVNMITKTGTEAKYTPTVTFQELTAPIQQGQVVGKIVLKEEGMKESDYLQPEDAAKAGVDIVAGQAVEEASWIRLFFRSIIEFFSNLFSSGTGN from the coding sequence ATGAAGCGAAAGACATGGACAAAGCGATTGACAGGTCTGTTCCTTTCTGTCGCTGTTTTTGCTACAGCAATGGGAGGATCGGTTTCAAAGGTGGAAGCTGCCCCTGTAGCATCTCAAGCGAATTTACAATTGGAAGCGAAGTCTGCCATTCTTGTTGAGGCATCGACGGGAAAGGTTCTCTATAGTAAAGATCCTGATGTAGCACTTCCGCCTGCGAGTATGAGTAAAATGATGAGCGAATATCTGGTTCATGATGCCATCAAGCAAAAGAAAATGAAATGGGATGATGTCGTCCCTGTAAGTGAATATGCGTTTTATATTGCTAAAATTTCTGATTCGTCTGGTGTGTATTTGAATTTAGGCGAATCCTTTACAGTTAAACAATTGTATGAAGCGATGGCAATCGTATCAGCCAATGACGCTACTGTACTTTTGGCTGAGAAGATCGCAGGCAGTGAGGCAGCCTTTGTTGAATTGATGAACAAAAAGGCAGCAGAGCTTGGTATGAAAAATACTTCGTTCGTCACTTCAACTGGATTACCAGCCAATGAGTTGGGTCCATACTCTGTTCAGACCGATCAAACAGAAAACCTGATGTCTGCTCGTGATGCAGCGATCCTTGCCCGTGCGCTGATTCACGATTTCCCGGATGCGTTGGAGACCTCCAAAAAACCAATCTTCACCTTCCGTACAGGTACACCAAAAGAGTGGAGCAAGAAAAACTATAACTGGATGCTGCCTAGCCTGATTAGCTATTACCCAGGTGTAGACGGATTAAAAACGGGGCATACAAATGCAGCAGGTTATTGTTTTACAGGTACGGCTGTTCGCGACAACATGCGTTTGATTAGCGTCGTGATGAAAACTAGCTCCGAGTCAAAGCGTTTTGCTGAGACGAGAAAACTGTTTGACTACGGTTTTGCCAATTTCAAGCTCACAAAACAAATGGACAAGAATGTACCAGTCAAAGGATTTGAAACAGCTCCTGTGAAAAACGGTGTAGAGGTAACTGTGCCAGTTGTTACAGGCAGTGAAGTAAACATGATCACCAAAACCGGTACGGAAGCAAAATACACGCCAACAGTTACCTTCCAGGAGCTAACCGCACCGATCCAGCAAGGACAAGTTGTCGGTAAGATTGTTTTGAAAGAAGAAGGTATGAAGGAATCGGATTACTTGCAGCCTGAAGACGCAGCAAAAGCAGGCGTGGATATCGTAGCAGGACAGGCAGTAGAGGAAGCCAGCTGGATTCGTCTGTTCTTCCGCAGCATCATTGAGTTTTTCAGCAATTTGTTTAGCAGTGGAACAGGAAATTAA
- a CDS encoding YaaC family protein — protein sequence MDNAWKTLRYFETEPTARKYLASCYHDMGTEHAERLAFQQSSRFLYLWRQARHFYSTSAVADLSIQPLLLFYGCSHLLKAMLLTRDPYYPQNSRVLQHGVTTRKLKRNAYILMEDEVRPQKEGFFAQLTNVFQLAPLQERYSVHDLFSSIPSVSDSYGIATDQPRNWITPKIEHVSQDDLIRITFPEKTDGPLSYSTETFIQYIHRLAPSSCNLEKLSWQNNKIRKELTLPQCALSELDQHPLFRLHQNVLFFWNGSASSLPLPEWAIHYLLLYVLGMLCRYETEWWGELTMSHGLVERYVVEHFLEHHMDTFPSVIRKQFYRNHRMPLPPFPSDPY from the coding sequence ATGGATAACGCTTGGAAAACATTACGCTATTTTGAGACCGAACCAACTGCACGTAAATATTTGGCTTCCTGCTATCATGACATGGGTACTGAGCATGCCGAGCGACTAGCCTTTCAACAAAGCTCGCGTTTCCTTTATCTCTGGAGACAAGCCAGACATTTTTATTCCACTTCCGCTGTTGCCGACTTGTCCATCCAGCCATTGCTGCTGTTTTATGGTTGCTCTCACTTGTTGAAGGCGATGTTATTGACTCGTGATCCGTATTATCCCCAAAACAGTCGTGTTCTGCAACATGGTGTCACGACCAGAAAGCTTAAAAGAAACGCCTATATCCTAATGGAGGACGAGGTTCGTCCACAAAAGGAGGGGTTTTTTGCGCAATTAACTAACGTGTTCCAGCTTGCGCCGTTACAAGAGCGCTATTCAGTCCATGATTTATTTTCATCCATCCCTAGCGTGAGCGACAGTTACGGAATTGCTACGGATCAACCACGTAACTGGATAACGCCAAAGATTGAGCATGTAAGTCAGGATGATTTGATTCGCATTACCTTTCCTGAAAAAACTGACGGGCCATTATCCTATTCAACTGAGACCTTCATCCAGTACATTCACAGGCTGGCTCCATCTTCATGCAACTTAGAAAAACTTTCCTGGCAAAATAATAAAATCAGAAAGGAACTGACCCTTCCTCAGTGTGCCCTGTCTGAACTGGATCAACACCCGTTATTTCGTTTACATCAGAACGTCCTGTTCTTTTGGAATGGTTCGGCTTCTTCTCTACCTCTTCCTGAATGGGCGATTCATTACTTACTGCTTTATGTACTCGGCATGCTTTGCCGCTATGAAACGGAGTGGTGGGGAGAGCTAACGATGTCTCACGGACTTGTTGAGCGATATGTGGTGGAACATTTTTTGGAACATCATATGGATACCTTTCCCTCGGTTATTCGAAAGCAATTTTACCGAAATCACCGGATGCCCCTTCCCCCTTTTCCCTCCGATCCGTATTAA
- the guaB gene encoding IMP dehydrogenase: MREDKFVKEGLTFDDVLLIPAKSEVLPRDVDLRVQLSENVKLNIPLISAGMDTVTESGLAIAMARQGGIGIIHKNMSIEQQASEVDRVKRSESGVITNPFSLTQEHTVEEANALMGKYRISGVPIVDANQKLIGILTNRDLRFVHDFSIKIKDVMTKENLVTAPVGTTLQQAELILQQHKIEKLPLVDENNILRGLITIKDIEKAIQYPNAAKDNQGRLLCGAAVGVSADTFERAAALVQAGVDVLVIDTAHGHSKGVIETVKAVRKEYPTLTIVAGNVATGQATRDLIEAGASVVKVGIGPGSICTTRVVAGIGVPQITAIHDCAQVAREYNIPIIADGGIKYSGDLPKAIGAGASVIMIGSLFAGTEESPGEFEIFQGRRFKVYRGMGSIGAMKAGSKDRYFQENAQKLVPEGIEGRVPYKGPLADVTYQLIGGLRAGMGYCGAKTIEDLIQNSQFVRITGAGLRESHPHDVQITKESPNYSIS; the protein is encoded by the coding sequence GTGCGGGAAGATAAATTTGTTAAAGAGGGCTTAACGTTTGATGATGTATTGCTCATTCCAGCAAAATCTGAAGTTTTGCCAAGGGATGTTGATCTGCGAGTACAATTGAGTGAGAATGTGAAGCTGAATATTCCTCTGATCAGTGCTGGGATGGACACCGTAACGGAGTCTGGACTTGCAATCGCCATGGCTCGCCAAGGTGGTATCGGGATTATCCATAAAAACATGTCCATCGAGCAACAAGCAAGCGAGGTAGATCGTGTAAAACGCTCTGAAAGTGGCGTTATTACCAATCCATTCTCTTTGACTCAAGAACATACCGTAGAAGAAGCGAATGCTCTCATGGGTAAATATCGTATCTCCGGTGTTCCGATTGTCGATGCGAATCAAAAACTGATCGGGATTCTTACCAACCGCGATCTGCGCTTTGTGCATGACTTCTCCATCAAGATCAAAGACGTGATGACCAAAGAAAACCTGGTGACGGCTCCTGTCGGTACTACACTGCAACAGGCAGAATTGATTTTGCAACAACATAAAATCGAAAAGCTCCCGTTGGTGGATGAGAACAACATCCTGCGTGGACTCATTACGATTAAAGATATTGAAAAAGCAATCCAATACCCAAATGCAGCAAAAGATAACCAAGGCCGCTTGCTGTGTGGTGCTGCTGTTGGGGTATCAGCAGACACGTTTGAGCGTGCCGCAGCACTTGTACAAGCTGGCGTAGACGTTTTGGTAATCGATACGGCTCATGGGCATTCCAAAGGCGTAATTGAAACGGTAAAAGCAGTTCGCAAAGAATACCCAACGCTCACCATCGTCGCAGGAAACGTTGCAACTGGACAAGCTACTCGCGATCTGATCGAAGCTGGCGCATCTGTGGTGAAGGTTGGTATCGGTCCTGGATCCATTTGTACAACTCGTGTTGTAGCAGGTATCGGGGTTCCGCAAATTACAGCGATCCATGATTGTGCACAGGTAGCACGAGAGTACAATATTCCAATTATTGCCGACGGCGGCATTAAATACTCCGGTGATTTGCCAAAAGCAATTGGTGCAGGTGCTTCAGTGATCATGATTGGAAGCCTGTTCGCTGGTACAGAAGAAAGCCCGGGCGAATTCGAGATTTTCCAAGGGCGTCGTTTCAAGGTATATCGCGGAATGGGATCGATTGGCGCGATGAAAGCCGGCAGTAAGGACCGTTACTTCCAAGAGAACGCACAAAAGCTCGTTCCGGAAGGGATCGAAGGCCGTGTTCCTTACAAAGGCCCATTGGCGGATGTCACGTATCAGTTGATTGGTGGACTGCGTGCAGGTATGGGATACTGCGGAGCGAAGACTATCGAAGATTTGATTCAAAACTCCCAGTTCGTTCGCATTACCGGCGCTGGCTTGCGTGAGAGCCACCCACACGATGTACAAATTACAAAAGAATCACCTAACTACTCGATTTCTTAA